In a genomic window of Zonotrichia albicollis isolate bZonAlb1 chromosome 7, bZonAlb1.hap1, whole genome shotgun sequence:
- the LOC102062180 gene encoding pancreatic triacylglycerol lipase has product MLGIWILALFLLSAAEGKEVCYDRLGCFTDDIPWSGTAERPIYKLPWKPESVDTHFLLYTKENMNNFQELSAVQKSTIKASNFKASRKTRFIVHGFVDDGEETWLADMCKRMLTVEDVNCICVDWQRGAMCTYSQASNNVRIVGAEIAYFVNVLKEEYGYSPADVHIIGHSLGAHAAGEAGRRYPGIGRITGLDPAQPYFQGTPIEVRLDKSDAEFVDVIHTDTAPTIPNLGFGMAPAIGHLDFYPNGGVEMPGCDKNPISQIVDLDGIWEGTRDFVACNHLRSYKYYSDSIVYPDGFLGYACASYDLFKEGSCFPCPEAGCPTMGHYADRFKDQVKDEFTKLYLNTREAKDFPLWRYKVSVTLSGNSKLEGYVNVALYGTGGNTKQHQITKGSLKPGNTYTAYIDAEVNVGEVTKVKFLWNNNWVNPTLPKLGAATITVEVGQTRREYRFCGSETVREDVLQTLTAC; this is encoded by the exons ATGCTTGGAATTTGGATTCTTGCCCTGTTTCTGCTCAGCGCAGCAGAAG GCAAAGAAGTTTGCTATGATAGGCTTGGGTGCTTCACAGACGATATACCATGGTCTGGGACTGCAGAAAGGCCCATCTACAAATTGCCCTGGAAACCAGAGAGTGTAGACACTCACTTCCTCCTGTACACTAAAGAGAACATGAATAACTTTCAG GAGTTGTCTGCTGTTCAGAAGTCAACAATCAAGGCCTCAAATTTTAAGGCAAGCAGGAAGACCAGATTTATTGTACATGGATTTGTAGACGATGGAGAAGAAACCTGGTTGGCAGACATGTGCAAG AGGATGCTTACTGTGGAAGATGTGAACTGCATCTGTGTGGACTGGCAGAGAGGTGCAATGTGTACGTACAGCCAGGCGTCCAACAACGTCCGCATCGTGGGCGCTGAAATCGCTTATTTCGTGAACGTCCTCAAG GAGGAGTACGGGTACTCCCCAGCTGATGTTCACATCATTGGCCACAGCCTGGGAGCGCACGCTGCGGGCGAGGCCGGCCGCAGGTACCCGGGCATCGGCAGAATCACAG GACTGGACCCTGCACAACCTTATTTTCAAGGCACTCCAATTGAAGTCAGACTGGATAAATCTGATGCAGAATTTGTTGACGTTatccacacagacacagctcccACAATCCCCAATTTAG GTTTTGGCATGGCGCCAGCTATAGGACATCTTGACTTTTATCCAAACGGAGGAGTTGAGATGCCCGGCTGTGACAAGAACCCCATTTCACAGATCGTAGATCTCGATGGCATCTGGGAAG GAACTCGGGACTTCGTGGCTTGCAATCACCTGAGGAGTTACAAGTACTACTCGGACAGTATTGTCTACCCTGATGGATTTTTAGGCTATGCCTGTGCTTCATATGATCTTTTTAAAGAA GGAAGCTGTTTCCCATGCCCAGAAGCGGGATGCCCAACTATGGGTCACTATGCAGACAGATTCAAGGACCAGGTTAAAGATGAGTTCACAAAACTTTACCTGAATACTAGAGAGGCCAAGGATTTTCCTC TTTGGAGGTACAAAGTTTCCGTGACCCTCTCTGGAAATAGCAAATTAGAAGGATACGTAAATGTGGCCCTCTATGGCACTGGTGGGAACACAAAGCAGCACCAGATCACCAA GGGTAGCCTCAAACCAGGCAACACTTACACAGCCTACATTGATGCAGAAGTTAATGTAGGAGAAGTTACCAAGGTTAAATTCCTTTGGAACAACAACTGGGTCAACCCAACTCTTCCTAAACTGGGAGCTGCAACCATCACAGTGGAAGTTGGGCAGACTAGAAGAGA gTACCGTTTCTGTGGCTCTGAGACTGTGAGGGAGGATGTCCTGCAGACTCTGACTGCTTGCTAA